Proteins encoded by one window of uncultured Draconibacterium sp.:
- a CDS encoding coagulation factor 5/8 type domain-containing protein: MADKTESQNYTDLGENVYLFSPEMEMSTIQQLIDSVYAIQTTNESEFNENRFAFLFQPGRYELDVKVGYYTHVIGLGQSPDDVTINGSVTAVAPPTYNGSVLINFWRAVENLTINPSANSTNVWGVSQAAPMRRVHVKGNLQLHDNGAASGGFLADSKVDGQVVFGGQQQWFSRNSEWESCTGGLWNMVSLGVIGAPKTDWPDKPYLSIDNTPFVREKPFWTMNNSGELWLEVPALKEKTKGVSWEKGNESNNKKISISEFYIANPKVDNSESINAALAKGKNVLFTPGIYWLRNSLEVTNPGTILIGMGLPSLIPEGENPVIKIADVDGVTLSSILVDAGLTKTDQLILVGEPGADSDHSENPTFVYDLFIRVGGFHAGTTKNCVTINSNNVVVDHVWLWRADHGNGVGWDINKAANGLTVNGNDVTIYGLFNEHFQEYQTIWNGENGTVYFYQCEMPYYVPTPDAWQHDGKNGYASYKVADHVTNHNAWGVGIYNVFFNSAAIVDYAIEAPQSLEQNFHQATTIWLGGNEGSEVKSIINGKGAAVNRNNRKATW; the protein is encoded by the coding sequence TTGGCAGACAAAACGGAGAGTCAGAATTATACAGATCTGGGCGAAAATGTATACCTGTTTTCACCCGAAATGGAAATGAGCACGATTCAGCAGTTAATCGATTCTGTATACGCCATTCAAACCACAAATGAGAGTGAATTCAACGAGAATCGTTTTGCCTTTTTATTTCAACCGGGCCGGTATGAGCTTGATGTAAAAGTGGGATATTATACACATGTTATCGGCCTAGGGCAATCGCCCGATGATGTAACTATTAATGGTTCGGTAACAGCGGTTGCACCACCAACCTACAATGGCAGCGTACTCATAAATTTTTGGCGTGCAGTTGAAAACCTGACGATAAATCCATCAGCTAACTCTACCAATGTTTGGGGAGTTTCGCAAGCTGCTCCTATGCGGAGAGTTCATGTAAAAGGGAATTTACAGCTTCATGATAATGGTGCTGCCAGCGGAGGATTTTTAGCTGATTCAAAAGTTGACGGGCAGGTAGTTTTTGGAGGTCAGCAACAGTGGTTTTCACGAAACAGCGAATGGGAAAGTTGTACAGGAGGATTGTGGAACATGGTTTCTTTAGGTGTTATTGGAGCGCCCAAAACTGATTGGCCAGACAAACCATATCTTTCGATTGATAATACGCCATTTGTTCGTGAAAAACCGTTTTGGACGATGAATAACTCGGGCGAATTGTGGCTTGAGGTTCCTGCATTAAAAGAGAAGACAAAGGGTGTGAGTTGGGAAAAGGGGAATGAAAGCAACAATAAAAAAATTAGTATTTCAGAATTTTATATTGCTAATCCAAAAGTTGATAATTCAGAAAGTATTAATGCCGCTTTGGCAAAAGGGAAAAATGTTCTTTTTACTCCCGGAATTTATTGGCTGAGAAATAGTCTTGAAGTAACAAATCCGGGTACGATACTTATTGGAATGGGATTGCCATCCTTGATTCCTGAAGGAGAAAATCCGGTGATAAAAATTGCCGATGTTGATGGTGTAACTTTAAGCAGTATTCTCGTTGATGCCGGTTTAACAAAAACTGATCAACTGATTCTGGTAGGAGAGCCTGGTGCAGATTCGGATCATAGCGAAAATCCCACATTTGTTTATGATCTTTTTATTCGTGTAGGAGGTTTTCATGCCGGAACTACCAAAAATTGCGTAACAATAAACAGTAACAATGTTGTGGTTGATCACGTTTGGTTGTGGCGCGCAGATCACGGAAATGGCGTGGGTTGGGATATTAACAAGGCGGCTAATGGTTTAACTGTTAATGGTAATGATGTTACGATTTATGGCCTTTTTAACGAACATTTTCAGGAGTACCAAACAATATGGAATGGCGAAAATGGAACAGTTTATTTTTACCAGTGCGAAATGCCTTATTATGTGCCAACTCCGGATGCCTGGCAACATGATGGTAAAAATGGATATGCATCTTATAAAGTAGCCGATCATGTCACAAACCACAATGCCTGGGGAGTGGGTATTTATAACGTGTTTTTTAATAGTGCAGCTATTGTTGATTATGCGATTGAAGCACCGCAAAGTCTGGAACAAAACTTTCATCAGGCAACTACTATTTGGCTTGGCGGTAACGAGGGAAGTGAGGTTAAAAGTATTATAAACGGAAAAGGAGCTGCAGTTAATCGGAATAACAGAAAAGCGACCTGGTAG
- a CDS encoding sigma-54 dependent transcriptional regulator, whose protein sequence is MPKGNILIVDDNKSIISTLEILLGQEFDVVKGITNPNLIPNELRTENYNVVILDMNFQAGINTGNEGLYWLEQIKKSYPDISVVLITAYSEVELAVKALKQGATDFVPKPWDNSKLLATIKAAVQLNFSKTEVGKLRQKEAGLKQELNRDQKFIIGSSPQLTQVMNMVRKVAKTNANILITGENGTGKELIAREIHRLSQRRNEVMVSVDMGAISETLFESELFGHVKGAFTDARENRAGKFETAHKGTLFLDEIGNLSFHLQAKLLAAIQNREFMRLGSDKPIPVDIRLVCATNKKLENMVADGLFREDLLYRINTIQIEVPPLRERGDDIIVLADFFLKKFAAKYEKHGLKINQPAQEKLLKYNWPGNIRELQHTIEKAVILSDSLVLKPEDFFFKQVFASKFEDELLTIEEMEKRMIISAIDKNAGNMSLAAEKLGITRQTLYNKIKKYGL, encoded by the coding sequence ATGCCAAAAGGAAACATCTTAATAGTCGACGACAACAAAAGCATCATCAGCACCCTTGAAATTTTGCTGGGGCAGGAATTCGATGTTGTGAAAGGAATTACCAATCCGAACCTTATTCCCAATGAACTTCGCACCGAAAACTACAATGTTGTTATTCTCGACATGAACTTTCAGGCCGGAATAAACACCGGAAACGAAGGTTTATACTGGCTCGAACAGATAAAAAAGAGCTATCCCGATATCTCGGTGGTGTTGATTACTGCCTACAGCGAAGTGGAACTGGCCGTAAAAGCACTGAAGCAGGGAGCTACTGATTTCGTACCCAAACCCTGGGACAACAGTAAACTGCTGGCTACGATAAAAGCTGCCGTTCAGCTTAATTTCTCGAAAACAGAAGTTGGAAAACTCAGGCAAAAAGAAGCTGGACTAAAACAGGAACTCAACCGCGATCAGAAATTTATTATTGGCTCATCGCCACAACTTACACAGGTGATGAATATGGTGCGAAAAGTGGCAAAAACCAACGCTAATATTCTGATTACCGGCGAAAACGGTACCGGAAAAGAACTGATCGCCCGCGAAATCCACCGTCTCTCGCAGCGCCGAAATGAAGTGATGGTGAGTGTTGATATGGGTGCCATTAGCGAAACCCTTTTTGAGAGCGAACTGTTTGGCCATGTAAAAGGTGCTTTTACTGATGCCCGTGAAAACCGCGCCGGCAAATTTGAAACGGCACATAAGGGAACACTGTTTCTCGACGAGATCGGAAACCTTTCGTTTCACTTGCAGGCTAAGTTACTAGCAGCTATTCAAAACCGTGAGTTTATGCGGCTGGGATCTGATAAACCCATTCCGGTTGATATCCGACTGGTTTGTGCTACCAACAAAAAACTGGAAAATATGGTAGCCGATGGTTTGTTCCGAGAAGATTTGCTGTATCGTATCAACACCATTCAAATAGAAGTTCCGCCACTGCGCGAAAGAGGCGACGACATTATTGTTCTGGCCGATTTCTTTCTGAAAAAATTTGCAGCTAAATACGAAAAACACGGATTAAAAATTAACCAGCCTGCCCAGGAAAAACTACTGAAATACAACTGGCCCGGTAATATTCGCGAATTACAACACACCATTGAGAAAGCTGTGATTTTGAGTGATTCTTTGGTGTTAAAACCGGAAGACTTTTTCTTTAAACAGGTATTTGCATCGAAGTTTGAAGATGAATTGCTAACCATTGAAGAAATGGAAAAACGCATGATCATTTCTGCCATCGATAAAAATGCAGGCAATATGAGCCTGGCTGCCGAAAAACTTGGAATTACACGTCAAACGCTGTACAATAAAATCAAAAAATACGGGCTATGA
- a CDS encoding efflux RND transporter periplasmic adaptor subunit: MGMDKKIEKKKGLKAKHIIWIVGGLAFAFLLYKVVLGSSGSVFRAEKDKLTISSVTDGEFNDYITVIGQVEPITTIFLDVEEGGKVEEIFIEEGEMVKKGDVILRLKNNDLNTTIMNSESNMAYHSNELRNTQIAIEQQQIGNQRAKLQIDLQVTQAERKYKQYKALYEDDLIAGEDYLQAKEDYELALKEKELTYMKFEQDSIFRANQKQNMDESLDNMRDNLAMARLRLDNLNVKAPADGQLGLLNAEIGESIARGQRIGMVNILTDFKINALIDEHYIDRVRRGLNSSFDRGGENYNLTVKKVYPEVREGQFEIDMIFEEAKPDNIRTGQTYHTKLQLGQSEKAVLIPKGGFFQSTGGQWVYVLNDNETEAEKRSIRIGKQNPQYYEVLEGLTPGEKVITSSYDLFGDNDRIVFK, from the coding sequence ATGGGAATGGATAAAAAAATTGAAAAGAAGAAAGGCTTAAAAGCCAAACACATTATTTGGATTGTTGGCGGATTGGCGTTTGCCTTTCTGTTGTATAAAGTGGTATTGGGGAGCAGCGGTTCGGTGTTTCGGGCCGAGAAAGACAAGCTGACCATCAGCTCCGTAACCGACGGCGAATTTAACGACTACATTACAGTAATTGGCCAGGTGGAGCCGATTACAACCATTTTCCTGGATGTGGAAGAAGGCGGAAAAGTGGAAGAGATTTTTATTGAAGAAGGAGAGATGGTAAAAAAAGGTGACGTTATTCTGCGCTTGAAAAACAACGACCTGAACACCACGATTATGAATAGCGAGTCGAATATGGCGTACCATTCCAACGAACTTCGGAATACACAAATTGCCATTGAGCAGCAACAAATTGGTAACCAGCGTGCCAAGCTGCAAATCGATCTTCAGGTAACACAGGCCGAGCGGAAGTACAAACAATATAAAGCCTTGTACGAAGACGACCTGATTGCCGGCGAGGATTACCTGCAAGCCAAAGAGGATTATGAGCTGGCATTAAAAGAGAAGGAATTAACGTATATGAAGTTTGAACAGGATTCGATATTCCGTGCCAACCAAAAGCAAAATATGGACGAGAGTCTGGATAACATGCGCGATAACCTGGCGATGGCCCGCTTGCGATTGGATAACCTGAATGTAAAAGCGCCTGCCGACGGCCAGCTGGGATTGTTAAACGCTGAAATAGGAGAGTCAATTGCCCGCGGCCAGCGAATTGGAATGGTCAATATTTTAACCGACTTTAAAATCAACGCGCTTATCGACGAACATTACATTGATCGCGTTCGTCGTGGGTTGAATTCATCGTTTGATCGTGGAGGTGAGAACTATAACCTTACTGTTAAAAAAGTATATCCTGAGGTGCGCGAAGGACAATTTGAAATTGACATGATCTTCGAAGAAGCAAAGCCGGATAACATTCGCACAGGACAAACCTATCATACAAAATTGCAGCTGGGACAATCAGAAAAAGCAGTGTTGATTCCAAAAGGTGGTTTCTTTCAAAGCACCGGCGGTCAGTGGGTTTATGTGCTGAACGATAATGAAACAGAAGCGGAAAAACGCAGCATCCGTATCGGTAAACAAAACCCACAGTATTATGAAGTTTTGGAAGGTTTAACTCCGGGTGAAAAAGTGATTACTTCGAGCTATGATTTGTTTGGCGATAACGATCGGATTGTGTTTAAATAA
- a CDS encoding ATP-binding protein → MISKNLYVKILIRVLLLLASALLLGWLIFDRQAYVFAIIPSLFILGVTINLIYFLNRINRRIFYFFDAIRNEDSTLRFPNNVNNKTINDLNQSLQKVNTQIQQIYLDNQKQEQYFQALLEHAATGMFTFNEKGFILHSNKLAKQLFEVDVLTHINQLERIDPKLFQTIKEIQPTEQRLITLHLKSGVIQLLIKSNSFISENDELMLISVHDIKNQLDEKELESWRKLIRVMMHEIMNSITPVTSLSESLAGYFYKNGAMVAPEDINAKTIETTIRGLEVIREQGKGLINFVESYRKITRLPAPEKKVFQVSNLIDHIRILSSSFENADHVELSCNVTPAELELHADEKQISQVLINLVKNAYQANEGNENAKITIKATVNDAGHPTISITDNGPGISDELMDKIFVPFFTTKENGSGIGLSISRQIMQLHGGSLKMSSVPDKYTSAVLVF, encoded by the coding sequence ATGATCAGCAAGAATCTATACGTCAAAATCCTTATCAGAGTGCTGCTTTTACTGGCAAGTGCCCTGCTTTTGGGATGGTTGATCTTTGACCGGCAAGCCTATGTTTTTGCCATCATTCCTTCCCTGTTTATACTGGGTGTTACCATTAACCTTATCTATTTTCTAAACCGTATTAACCGCCGGATATTTTACTTTTTCGATGCCATCCGAAACGAAGACTCAACGCTTCGTTTCCCCAATAATGTCAATAATAAAACGATTAACGACCTGAACCAAAGCCTGCAAAAAGTAAATACACAAATACAACAAATTTACCTCGATAACCAGAAGCAGGAACAATATTTCCAGGCACTGCTCGAACACGCTGCCACAGGGATGTTTACCTTTAACGAAAAAGGATTTATTCTGCATTCAAATAAATTGGCCAAACAGCTTTTCGAAGTGGATGTTCTTACGCATATCAACCAGTTGGAGCGCATTGATCCCAAACTTTTTCAGACGATAAAAGAGATTCAACCTACAGAACAACGCCTAATTACACTGCACTTAAAAAGTGGTGTCATTCAGTTATTAATCAAGTCGAATTCATTCATCTCTGAGAACGATGAGTTAATGCTGATTTCGGTGCACGACATCAAAAACCAGCTGGATGAAAAAGAGCTGGAATCGTGGCGTAAACTGATACGAGTAATGATGCACGAGATCATGAATTCCATTACACCAGTTACATCCTTATCCGAAAGCCTGGCCGGATATTTTTATAAAAACGGAGCAATGGTAGCACCTGAAGACATCAATGCAAAAACGATTGAAACAACCATTCGCGGGCTTGAAGTAATTCGAGAACAAGGTAAAGGACTGATCAACTTTGTGGAATCGTACCGGAAAATCACGCGGCTTCCGGCTCCGGAAAAGAAAGTCTTCCAGGTGAGTAACCTCATCGATCATATTCGTATTTTATCGTCTTCGTTTGAAAATGCTGATCATGTTGAATTATCGTGTAATGTTACGCCCGCGGAACTGGAATTGCACGCCGATGAAAAGCAGATTTCGCAGGTATTGATCAACCTTGTAAAGAATGCCTACCAGGCCAATGAAGGCAATGAAAATGCAAAAATAACGATCAAAGCCACGGTCAACGACGCAGGACACCCAACCATTTCCATTACCGACAATGGACCGGGTATTTCGGATGAATTGATGGACAAAATATTTGTACCATTCTTCACCACGAAAGAAAACGGTTCCGGTATCGGGCTCAGCATTTCCCGGCAGATCATGCAATTGCACGGTGGCAGCTTAAAAATGAGCTCTGTCCCTGATAAATATACTTCGGCGGTATTAGTTTTTTAA
- a CDS encoding TolC family protein translates to MIGNTVQAQQKWSLSQCISYAIENNINLKEYEILEKISLENAQQAKRNMLPNIDASTSAGLSFGRSVDPNTNAYIDTEFFNNSYDLRSSIALFDGFRIQNQIKYQKFRKQVSEYNRINATDDLAFNVMVAFFDVVYYKGMLGIANEQVEASKLSLKTTEKKVEVGLKAKTDLLDMRANLEREELNKIQIENTVETATLKLKQLMNLVSAEEMELVDESSVVINEQVAQPRQLFEQYTGWSPYYQSIEANVKATEKGLSLSRSTLYPSIYANGSISTGFYETNTDADGNTVGFGDQWKNNKNQYVGASLSIPIFNRWSNRSEVKKAKLELERAQNSLDDERQKLFFEMVNNLTELEALYKEHSQYVKRTEVDELAFQAAEKKFDQGLIDINDYYIAKNRLANTQSSVLRSRTQWEIKMKVLQFYRGQRFWETEESLQSQ, encoded by the coding sequence ATGATAGGAAATACGGTTCAGGCCCAGCAAAAATGGAGCCTGAGCCAATGTATTTCTTATGCCATTGAAAACAACATTAATTTAAAGGAATACGAGATTCTTGAAAAAATATCACTGGAAAATGCGCAGCAAGCTAAACGTAATATGCTGCCGAATATTGATGCTTCAACCAGTGCTGGATTGAGTTTTGGTCGTTCGGTGGATCCGAATACCAATGCCTATATCGATACTGAGTTTTTTAATAATAGCTACGATTTGAGGTCGTCAATCGCTCTTTTTGATGGCTTTCGTATTCAAAACCAGATAAAATATCAGAAATTCAGAAAACAGGTCTCGGAATACAATCGGATAAATGCAACCGACGATTTGGCATTTAACGTGATGGTGGCCTTTTTTGATGTGGTTTATTATAAAGGAATGCTCGGAATTGCCAACGAGCAGGTAGAAGCCTCGAAGCTAAGTTTGAAAACAACAGAAAAGAAAGTGGAAGTTGGTTTAAAAGCCAAAACCGACTTACTGGACATGCGCGCCAATCTGGAGCGCGAAGAACTCAACAAAATTCAGATTGAGAATACAGTAGAAACAGCCACTTTAAAATTGAAGCAGTTGATGAATCTTGTGTCAGCTGAAGAAATGGAGTTGGTTGATGAATCGTCGGTGGTAATAAACGAACAAGTGGCTCAACCACGACAGCTTTTCGAGCAGTACACCGGTTGGTCACCTTATTATCAGTCGATTGAAGCCAATGTAAAAGCGACCGAAAAAGGCCTTTCTCTGAGTCGCTCGACACTTTATCCATCAATTTATGCTAACGGATCGATAAGTACCGGTTTTTACGAAACCAATACCGATGCTGATGGAAATACAGTAGGTTTTGGCGATCAGTGGAAAAACAACAAAAACCAGTATGTGGGAGCCTCGTTAAGTATCCCAATTTTTAACCGATGGAGCAATCGTTCCGAGGTGAAAAAGGCTAAACTGGAACTGGAACGTGCCCAAAATAGTCTTGACGATGAACGACAAAAACTGTTCTTCGAGATGGTAAATAACCTTACTGAACTGGAAGCATTGTACAAAGAACACAGTCAGTATGTAAAGCGCACCGAGGTTGACGAGTTGGCCTTTCAGGCTGCTGAAAAGAAATTTGACCAGGGATTGATTGACATAAACGATTACTACATAGCTAAAAACCGCCTGGCAAATACTCAGAGTTCGGTTTTACGCTCGCGAACACAGTGGGAGATAAAAATGAAGGTGTTGCAGTTTTACCGCGGACAGCGCTTTTGGGAAACGGAAGAAAGTTTACAGTCGCAGTAG
- a CDS encoding family 78 glycoside hydrolase catalytic domain, whose protein sequence is MNKTGFLKKHLTAYLLVVVLAVMFSCSQEKVAIDKLTVEYTPTPLGIDVELPRFGWQMKAPENERGFYQTAYQLQVKSADGEVVWDSGKVDNAKALAIEYAGKPLKAETRYNWTVNVWDQNNEMHSADSWFETGMMNPDIEAWNGANWIGGSDDDLVFFADYELIFGLKYDVAIEEGSTKADFVYGANDLRLMDKYKNIYQLENKLNESYIKLELDVSDLDKSAKGLAKLNIYRAGYAPGDQADEPFKTFTVKSSVINSKNKYAPHTIAFNSAYGKITLKIDDNDSFYVGSRTDRTQDDRPSYMGGESGATVLLNPIGHNHDYIPFGMVCDMGFAMEAGQKAKFSNLEIFNDRTPNNTLFKEDLAGEYNGIFAGGVEVTNNAYVVDGGADGTFIVADPSRNSAPMLRTEFNTKKGIESARLYVTARGIYEMQINGEKVGNDYYNPGQTQYNKTHFYQTYDVTGQLQEGANAMGAMLSEGWWSGLLSFGAIWNHFGDRQSLLAKLVITYDDGSKDVIVTNDTDWQFYNDGPIQYSSLDLGEIYNATKEENITGWSEPGFDNSGWESASVVALEGTTFDEEERDFTGEVTQFNYDEMKLIGQIGNNAGEYTTLTAQSMEEVRPGVYVYNMGQNFVGVPKITIANGIAGDTMILRVSEMLYPDLEESGDNVGMIMTENYRAAISQDIYIMKDGEQTFQPKFTSHGYQYIEITGVDEPLPLEAVQGVSISSVVDLTADYETSNPKVNQLWSNLVWSNVDNFLTLPTDCPQRNERMGWSGDISVFSRTATYISNTSQFLRRHMIAMRDVQKASGKFTDIAPIGGGFGGLLWGSAGLTVPWEVYQQYNDEALLAEHYNAMVAYIEYLDKSIDPKTGLSNDVQLGDWLGPQNNQLGAQYLATAYHIYDLWIIKNVAEVLGKEDDAKRFEQMYSERKSSFNETFVDEEDKTIGLIGGGFGAPRGQKTEFKQADTQTSYAVGLALEAFDKEKNQKMAEQLVNTIERKNVDDDGIERPAYSLMTGFIGTAWVSKALSDYGYNKQAYKLLQNDQYPSWLYSIDQGATTIWERLNGYTVENGFGGNNSMNSFNHYSFGAVGQWMIAYSLGIQRDEPGFQKFILQPTPDPSGEMKWAEGYYDSMYGKIYSKWEVEDGKLTYIATVPANTSATLYLPAKSENDILDANGYELLRFENGKAVYTLKSGKYRFVTSL, encoded by the coding sequence ATGAATAAAACCGGATTCTTAAAAAAACATTTAACCGCGTATTTACTGGTAGTGGTTTTAGCTGTTATGTTTAGCTGCTCACAAGAAAAGGTGGCCATTGATAAACTTACCGTTGAGTATACGCCAACTCCGTTGGGAATTGATGTTGAACTTCCGCGTTTCGGATGGCAAATGAAAGCTCCCGAAAATGAACGTGGATTTTATCAAACTGCTTATCAGTTACAAGTTAAAAGTGCCGATGGCGAAGTTGTTTGGGATTCGGGAAAAGTGGACAATGCAAAAGCTTTGGCCATAGAATATGCAGGTAAACCATTAAAAGCAGAAACACGGTATAACTGGACCGTTAATGTCTGGGATCAGAACAATGAAATGCATTCGGCAGATTCATGGTTTGAGACCGGGATGATGAACCCAGATATTGAAGCCTGGAATGGTGCAAACTGGATTGGAGGCTCAGATGATGACCTCGTCTTCTTTGCAGATTATGAGTTGATTTTTGGCTTGAAATATGACGTAGCCATTGAAGAAGGAAGCACAAAAGCCGATTTTGTTTATGGCGCCAACGACCTGCGATTGATGGATAAATACAAAAATATTTATCAGCTCGAAAACAAATTGAACGAAAGCTACATCAAGCTCGAATTAGATGTTTCAGACCTTGATAAGTCGGCAAAAGGATTGGCGAAATTGAATATTTACCGCGCCGGTTACGCTCCCGGTGATCAGGCAGACGAACCGTTTAAAACATTTACGGTAAAATCCTCCGTTATCAATTCGAAAAACAAATATGCCCCGCATACCATCGCATTTAACAGTGCCTACGGAAAAATTACATTAAAAATTGATGACAACGATAGTTTTTATGTAGGAAGTAGAACAGATCGGACGCAAGATGATAGACCATCCTATATGGGCGGTGAAAGTGGTGCAACAGTATTGCTCAACCCTATTGGGCATAATCACGATTATATTCCTTTTGGAATGGTTTGCGATATGGGATTTGCTATGGAAGCAGGTCAAAAGGCTAAGTTTTCAAACCTTGAGATATTTAATGACCGGACACCTAATAACACCCTTTTTAAAGAAGATCTGGCCGGAGAGTACAATGGTATTTTTGCGGGTGGTGTTGAAGTTACAAACAATGCTTACGTTGTTGACGGAGGCGCTGATGGAACTTTCATTGTAGCCGATCCGAGTCGTAATTCAGCACCGATGCTACGCACCGAATTCAATACGAAAAAAGGAATTGAATCAGCACGTTTGTATGTTACTGCACGCGGTATTTACGAGATGCAGATTAATGGAGAAAAGGTTGGAAATGATTATTACAATCCCGGGCAAACACAATACAACAAAACACATTTTTACCAAACTTACGATGTTACCGGTCAATTACAGGAAGGTGCAAATGCCATGGGAGCAATGCTATCAGAAGGCTGGTGGAGTGGCCTCTTAAGTTTTGGTGCTATTTGGAACCACTTTGGCGACCGTCAATCATTGCTGGCAAAGCTGGTAATTACCTACGATGATGGTTCAAAAGATGTGATTGTTACGAATGATACTGATTGGCAATTTTATAATGATGGCCCAATTCAATACAGCAGCCTCGATCTTGGCGAAATTTATAATGCCACAAAAGAGGAAAATATAACCGGGTGGTCGGAACCCGGATTTGATAATTCCGGCTGGGAATCAGCTTCTGTTGTCGCGCTTGAAGGAACTACTTTCGATGAGGAAGAAAGAGATTTTACAGGCGAGGTTACCCAATTTAATTATGATGAAATGAAACTGATCGGTCAGATTGGTAATAACGCCGGAGAATACACCACATTGACTGCGCAAAGCATGGAAGAAGTGCGGCCGGGCGTTTACGTGTACAATATGGGGCAGAACTTTGTTGGTGTTCCTAAAATTACGATAGCCAATGGAATTGCCGGTGATACAATGATTCTCCGAGTTTCGGAAATGTTATACCCCGATCTGGAAGAATCCGGCGATAACGTGGGAATGATTATGACAGAGAATTACCGTGCCGCCATAAGTCAGGATATTTATATCATGAAAGATGGGGAGCAGACTTTCCAACCAAAATTTACTTCGCACGGTTACCAGTATATTGAAATTACCGGTGTAGATGAGCCGTTGCCGTTGGAAGCTGTTCAGGGCGTTTCTATCAGTTCGGTTGTCGATCTAACGGCTGATTACGAAACCTCCAATCCAAAAGTAAATCAACTTTGGTCGAACCTGGTGTGGTCGAATGTCGATAACTTTTTAACGCTTCCAACAGATTGCCCGCAACGAAACGAGCGCATGGGCTGGTCGGGCGATATTTCTGTGTTTTCACGAACAGCAACCTATATTTCCAATACTTCCCAGTTCTTGCGCCGGCATATGATTGCTATGCGTGACGTTCAAAAAGCAAGTGGTAAGTTTACCGATATTGCCCCGATTGGTGGCGGTTTTGGAGGTTTGCTCTGGGGAAGTGCCGGGCTAACAGTTCCGTGGGAGGTGTACCAGCAATATAACGATGAGGCGCTGCTGGCTGAGCACTACAATGCAATGGTGGCTTACATTGAATACCTCGATAAGTCGATTGATCCGAAAACAGGATTGAGCAACGATGTGCAGTTGGGTGACTGGTTAGGACCTCAAAACAATCAGCTAGGTGCGCAGTATTTAGCCACAGCCTATCACATTTACGATTTGTGGATCATTAAAAATGTGGCAGAAGTATTGGGTAAAGAAGATGATGCCAAACGTTTCGAACAAATGTACTCGGAACGAAAAAGCTCTTTCAATGAAACATTTGTGGATGAAGAAGATAAAACGATAGGTCTGATTGGTGGTGGTTTTGGAGCCCCGAGGGGGCAGAAAACCGAGTTTAAACAAGCCGATACACAAACATCTTACGCTGTCGGTTTAGCTTTGGAAGCCTTCGATAAAGAAAAAAATCAGAAAATGGCTGAGCAGCTTGTGAACACTATTGAACGAAAAAACGTGGATGATGATGGCATTGAAAGACCAGCTTATTCGTTAATGACCGGTTTTATCGGAACGGCTTGGGTAAGTAAAGCACTTTCGGATTACGGGTATAATAAGCAAGCTTATAAACTATTGCAGAATGATCAGTATCCGTCGTGGTTGTATTCCATCGATCAGGGAGCCACAACAATATGGGAACGCCTGAACGGCTACACCGTAGAGAATGGTTTTGGCGGTAACAACAGCATGAACTCCTTTAACCACTATTCGTTTGGAGCCGTTGGACAATGGATGATCGCTTATTCGCTTGGTATTCAGCGTGATGAACCGGGATTTCAAAAGTTCATCCTGCAACCAACACCCGATCCAAGTGGAGAAATGAAATGGGCAGAAGGTTATTACGACTCGATGTATGGAAAAATCTACAGCAAATGGGAAGTAGAGGATGGCAAGTTAACTTATATAGCAACTGTTCCGGCTAATACTTCTGCAACATTGTATTTGCCTGCAAAATCGGAAAATGATATTCTGGATGCTAATGGTTACGAACTACTTCGGTTTGAGAATGGAAAAGCTGTTTATACTTTAAAATCCGGCAAATATCGTTTTGTAACAAGTTTATAA
- a CDS encoding transposase, with translation MAQSLSKLFTHIIFHTKNNETKIKKEDSQELYAYMGAIIKDNDSIPVIINEVEDHVHVLCVMSKNIALAKLVEEIKRHSSRWIKTKGEHYKYFA, from the coding sequence ATGGCACAATCTCTTTCAAAATTATTTACACACATTATTTTCCACACAAAAAATAATGAGACCAAAATCAAGAAAGAAGATTCCCAGGAACTATATGCCTACATGGGAGCCATAATAAAAGACAATGATTCAATTCCAGTTATTATAAATGAAGTGGAAGACCATGTTCATGTTCTTTGTGTAATGTCGAAAAATATAGCTCTTGCGAAATTGGTTGAAGAAATCAAACGTCACAGCAGTAGGTGGATCAAAACAAAAGGAGAACATTATAAATATTTCGCGTAG